The following coding sequences lie in one Lemur catta isolate mLemCat1 chromosome 11, mLemCat1.pri, whole genome shotgun sequence genomic window:
- the PON3 gene encoding serum paraoxonase/lactonase 3 isoform X2, whose translation MGKLVALTLLGASLALIGERLLEFRERMNASREVESVEPQNCHLIEGLENGSEDIDILPSGLAFISSGLKYPGIPNFAPDEPGKIFLMDLNEQNPRAQALKISDGFDKELFNPHGISIFIDKDHTVYLYVVNHPHMKSTVEIFKFEEQERSLVYLKTIEHELLTSVNDIVVLGPEQFYATRDHYFTNFFLILFEMILDLRWSSILFHSPIGVKVVAKGFSSANGITVSPDQKYVYVADVAAKSIHIMEKHDNLDLTQLKVIPLGTLVDNLTVDPATGDIWAGCHPNAMKLIIYNAEDPPGSELHWAQTTNQESHPANKSKNWHDETVQCPP comes from the exons ATGGGGAAGCTAGTGGCGCTGACCCTGCTGGGGGCCAGCCTGGCCTTAATCGGGGAGAGGTTACTGGAGTTTAG AGAAAGAATGAATGCTTCTCGAGAAGTGGAGTCAGTAGAACCCCAGAACTGCCACCTTATTGAGGGACTTG AAAATGGCTCTGAAGATATTGATATACTTCCTAGTGGGCTGGCTTTTATCTCCAGT gGATTAAAATATCCAGGCATACCAAACTTTGCACCAGATGAGCCAGGAAAAATCTTCTTGATGGATCTGAATGAGCAAAACCCAAGGGCACAAGCACTAAAAATCAGTGATGGATTTGACAAAGAATTATTTAATCCACATGGGATCAGTATTTTCATCGACAAAG ACCATACTGTGTATCTTTATGTTGTGAATCATCCCCACATGAAGTCCACTGTGGAGATATTTAAATTTGAGGAACAAGAACGTTCTCTCGTATACCTGAAAACTATAGAACACGAACTTCTCACAAG TGTGAATGACATTGTGGTTCTCGGACCAGAACAGTTCTATGCCACCAGAGATCACTATTTTACCAACTTCTTCTTGATACTTTTTGAGATGATTTTGGACCTTCGCTGGAGTTCCATTCTCTTCCACAGCCCAATAGGGGTCAAAGTGGTGGCCAAAGGATTTAGTTCTGCCAATGGGATCACAGTATCACCAGACCAGAA GTACGTCTATGTGGCTGATGTGGCGGCTAAGAGCATTCACATAATGGAAAAACATGATAACTTGGATTTAACTCAGCTGAAG GTAATACCGTTGGGCACCCTTGTGGATAACTTAACTGTCGATCCTGCCACGGGGGATATTTGGGCAGGATGCCATCCTAATGCCATGAAGCTGATCATCTATAATGCTGAGGATCCTCCAGGGTCAGAA TTGCACTGGGCACAAACTACTAATCAAGAGTCCCATCCCGCAAATAAAAGCAAGAATTGGCATGATGAGACTGTACAATGCCCTCCTTGA
- the PON3 gene encoding serum paraoxonase/lactonase 3 isoform X1, whose product MGKLVALTLLGASLALIGERLLEFRERMNASREVESVEPQNCHLIEGLENGSEDIDILPSGLAFISSGLKYPGIPNFAPDEPGKIFLMDLNEQNPRAQALKISDGFDKELFNPHGISIFIDKDHTVYLYVVNHPHMKSTVEIFKFEEQERSLVYLKTIEHELLTSVNDIVVLGPEQFYATRDHYFTNFFLILFEMILDLRWSSILFHSPIGVKVVAKGFSSANGITVSPDQKYVYVADVAAKSIHIMEKHDNLDLTQLKVIPLGTLVDNLTVDPATGDIWAGCHPNAMKLIIYNAEDPPGSEVLRIQNIFSEKPRVSTVYANNGSVLQGTSVASTYRGKILIGTVFHKTLYCEL is encoded by the exons ATGGGGAAGCTAGTGGCGCTGACCCTGCTGGGGGCCAGCCTGGCCTTAATCGGGGAGAGGTTACTGGAGTTTAG AGAAAGAATGAATGCTTCTCGAGAAGTGGAGTCAGTAGAACCCCAGAACTGCCACCTTATTGAGGGACTTG AAAATGGCTCTGAAGATATTGATATACTTCCTAGTGGGCTGGCTTTTATCTCCAGT gGATTAAAATATCCAGGCATACCAAACTTTGCACCAGATGAGCCAGGAAAAATCTTCTTGATGGATCTGAATGAGCAAAACCCAAGGGCACAAGCACTAAAAATCAGTGATGGATTTGACAAAGAATTATTTAATCCACATGGGATCAGTATTTTCATCGACAAAG ACCATACTGTGTATCTTTATGTTGTGAATCATCCCCACATGAAGTCCACTGTGGAGATATTTAAATTTGAGGAACAAGAACGTTCTCTCGTATACCTGAAAACTATAGAACACGAACTTCTCACAAG TGTGAATGACATTGTGGTTCTCGGACCAGAACAGTTCTATGCCACCAGAGATCACTATTTTACCAACTTCTTCTTGATACTTTTTGAGATGATTTTGGACCTTCGCTGGAGTTCCATTCTCTTCCACAGCCCAATAGGGGTCAAAGTGGTGGCCAAAGGATTTAGTTCTGCCAATGGGATCACAGTATCACCAGACCAGAA GTACGTCTATGTGGCTGATGTGGCGGCTAAGAGCATTCACATAATGGAAAAACATGATAACTTGGATTTAACTCAGCTGAAG GTAATACCGTTGGGCACCCTTGTGGATAACTTAACTGTCGATCCTGCCACGGGGGATATTTGGGCAGGATGCCATCCTAATGCCATGAAGCTGATCATCTATAATGCTGAGGATCCTCCAGGGTCAGAA GTACTCCGCATCCAGAATATTTTCTCTGAGAAGCCCAGAGTGAGCACCGTGTATGCCAACAATGGCTCTGTGCTTCAGGGCACCTCGGTGGCTTCCACGTACCGTGGGAAAATTCTTATAGGCACCGTATTTCACAAAACTCTGTACTGTGAGCTCTAG